The window ACCCATAAGAGAACCTCAGGGAGGGCACTGTCATGATAACCTGAAGTCTGCAGCCGTTAGATGCATTTAAGAAATTAGCCCTATAATCTCTGTGCATTGCTGGGCACAGGGATCAGTAAAAGACCCACTCCCTTGGGTTCTGCTGTGGCTCCATATGCTGCTTTTCACTAACTCAGGGCAAGGGGATAGGGCTGAACTTGCTAAATGGTTTAGTATCAGTTTCCATTAAAGTTCCTTATTgcatgatttgttcctgtggCTAGAAATTGAAACATAGTGGCTGTTTCCAATACAGAGTCACTGCTTGTTTCCCACTAATGCTAACATACAGAGATGCACTGTGACTGTTTCAGAACTCAACTCAGAAGCTAGAAATGTAGGAAGCTGTGCAACTTATTCTTCACTTTCCAATTTCCATTCATCTTGGTTTCATGATTGAGTCATCCCAAAGCTCAGCCTGAAATCCTCTGAAACCAGCGAGCTTTTCACAATTTCTACCCCAACCCACAGATCAGCCCCCAGGCTTGGCCAAAGTTTAGCCCTAGGCTTGCTGAATGATTCACGAACGCAGCCCCATGTGTAGCAAAAAGCCTGTTTCAAAGCAAGAGCTGAGCCGAGCTCTACACATTATGCTGAATATTGTTACCTCTTTTTGACCCAAGCAGCTAGTCGAAGTTTGGGGCCCTGGGGACATTCCAGTTGGAAATAGAAGTTGAGGgcatctggtattttctttgatgcagtcttgtttatttacaaagaatgtacaaagtcctgtgtctctgaatgcagaaggaaccaagaacaaaggAGCAGTTCCTTGGCTTACAGCCCCCAAGATTCGTTAGTCAACACCAAACCCAAAGCTCTCACTCTAGCTTCTTCCAGCGTCACACTGTGCTTACAGATTCCTGCTTGGCTTTATTAACTCGCCTCAATCCCTCTCTCTGTTCTTGCCTGATCTCAGTTTCTGTGtgatctctcttcccccacatacCCCTGtccaaaacaatactcagccaaAATCTCCTGGGTGAGTTCACCCACACCTTTTGTCTTAAGTGGGGGTTTatgcttacagttatgttaattgaagggtgagtaCTCCCCTATCAATCTCAAGGgcgttttaactcaacccataacaattTTCACTCAACTCCTAACAACGGCAGAGTTCAGTGTCCAAATCCTTTGAAACCAATGAGCTTTACAAAATTTCCACCCAAACCCATAGATCAGCCTCCAGGTTTACCCAGCATTTATTCCCAGGCTTGCTGAATGATTCATGAACACGGCCCAACGGGTAACCAAATTCCTGTTTCAAAGCAAGAGCTGAGCCCAGCTCTACACACCATGCTGAATATGTCCCATCTTGTGGGGTTTGACCACGGGCTGTAGAAAATGAAAAACAGCCAAGCATTTGTATGGGGCTCTATTACCGACTGAATCTCCTCTCCCAGCAAGGATTATGGGTGAAACCCTGTCCTCACTGAGGTAAATGCGAGTTTTGTCAGTTGGGTCTGGATTTCATGCTAGAGCCCCTACTTTGTTGTGTTTGGCCTACAGCAGTGGTTTCATAGCTGTGATCCATGGAGATTGAGGGGCATGTGGATTGGTCTCTTCCTGTGCGCAGTTGAGAGAAATGGTGGAGGTGGGGTGAACTGAGAAGCCAAAGGAAATGGTTAAATAAAGGATAAAATGCCGTGCATTGAAAACAGATAGCAATACATCAGCACTTTCCTCGCACTCCCTTCCCCTCAGAGCAGTAGCTGAAGAAATGGCAGCAAAACAGCTAAACTCTGCACTGGCTTCTGGAGCCTCCACTGAACTCAGGGGGCAccaaatttggcccataatgttGAATGTGCCCTTATGGGAGCCACCTATCCCTAACGTTGGTCTCTGATTTTTCCCCTCCAGTGCCAGCAGCAGACAGTGCCCCAGAGGTGACAGAAGAGCCAAACCCAACCCTGGAGACACACAAGGACTCAGCAGGCATGGACAGCAGCTATGACTTTTCAACCTCCAGTTTGGACAGCCATTGTGAACCTGAcctggctctggcccctggagACAGTCTCCCTGACAAAGGTCCCCAGTTGGAGTCTGGTGACCCCAGCTCCACAGCCTCCTTGCCCTGGCTGCAGTTACCGGAGGAATGTCCGCCTCAGCCTAGCACCCTGGATTTCTCCAACTCCCTCAAATTCCTGGAGGAAGTGAAGCAGACGGGCCAGAAGAGGAATAGTGACCACTCGAACATCCAGGAGAACGGGGTGGAGAGATGCCCCGAGGCATCTTCCGTCAGCGAGGAGAGGAGGGCACTGGAGTCGGAGCTGGGGAAGTGCATCGAAGACTTCAAGAAGATCAAGatccccatctccttccccaaCAAGAAGCGGCAGTGGCAAAGCGAACTACTGAAAAAATACCATGTCTGAGGGAAGGGACTGGGACTGAAGCCTCCCACCACCCAGGACTGACTGGCTTCCAAAGCCACAAGAGGCACCTTCCCCTGCATCCTGTCCATGATGGGTCAGCCTGCCATGTACTGGGTGTCCCCGGCCCCTATTGATGACCAGGAGcagctcagcatcttgcaggctTGAGCCCTCTTTGAAGAGGGACTTAAGAGAGCCTCTTACTTTAAACCAGTTATTTGGTGACACTGGGACTAACTGATTTACATCCTGTCTGACTTCATTGACTTTACCCAGGTCACTCAGGGGTTGTTGACAACAGGGTTTTGTCCATGTATTCAAAACAAAGAGCAGTGTTTTTTTGGTCAATGGGTCATTCCAGAAATTGGTGCTCCACAGGCAGAGATTATAAAACTACAGTCTGCTTGTTCCCAGGGCAGTCAAGGGTGAAATGTGCATGAAAGGAGCTGTACAAATCCTAGAAGTGAAAATATTTGAATGAGTCAGGATGGGAAGGAGGAAACTGAGACTGCTTTGTGTTGTGTCTGTGGGGACAAACCTACGCCCAAGCAGTATGGACATTCCTGCCTTTATGACAGCATGACTGTTATCGGAGCTCCTGGGGTTAATAAATGTAGCCGATGATTAACCTAATTCCAGTCCCTTaccagcttttttttcttttcaaaatgattGGGTATTAGGGCTGAGCTATTCAAAGCTGCGCAAGGGATTTAGACACATCGTTCTTGTTGATGTGAATGGCAACTGTGCATCTAAATCCCCTAGATGCAGCTGGACTGTTCAGAAATTTTCCATCTAAAattattttcaacagaaaattgcaTTATTGACTAAacaaatgtttttgcaaaaagcCTCTGCTTTCCGTGGAGTTTATTTATGTTTTCGGTCAAAGAACTAAGTGcttgaaaactgaaaagttttttgcttttttggttaaaaattgaAATTCTTTGATTTGGAAATTCCACCTGGGTGCTTCATGAGAGTTGTAATTGGGGTTGCCTCATGTTCTCGTTCTCTactatgggctgggctcccttACCAGACTatttctcccatgatgcaccatgttCATAGAAATCCTGCAGTATACCACTTCCTTTCACCCCGAGGGAAGACCGTGGTGCATCATTGGAAGTGTAGTTCAACAAAGGTCCCAGCCTATAGAGGAGAAGAGGAGCATGAAGCAcctggactacaactcccatgagacaccaTGGCAGCAATcccaactgaaatatttcagatttggaCCTAAGtattttggttttgaattttttgatAAGTTTAAATTTTCAATGCCTAAAAAACCCAaagttctgaccagctctagattCGGCTTTGAGAACCTCAGCCCAGATCTATAAATAAGACCAGAGTGAATGGAAAATTAAAATTGGCTACTGAATGGTATGTGTATCTGATATAAATCAACAGCGCACGAAGAGCTCATCGTATTACAGGGCATTTTCATTGGGTAGCATTGGAGCATTTCATGCTGTGACATTGCCCAGCTAAATCACCACTTCCCGTGTGGTTGAAGCTGTGGCTTACATCACATGCCAGAAACATGCAGGTATCCAGTATAACCACATGGCCTTTCAGCAATGATCAAGTGCAGTACCACTGAAGTACCAGATACACTCTTGAGTAGTGAGAAGGAGAGCAGGCTATATCCTGCACTGATTGAGTTCCATTTCATCATAAGAacaccatactgggtcagaccaaaggtccatctaccccactatcctgtcttccgacagcagccaatgccaggtgccccagagggaatgaacagaacaggatcatcatcaagtgatccatcccctgtcatccactcccagcttctggcaaacagaggttagggacaccattgctgcccatcctggctaatagccattgatggacctgtcctccatgaacttatctagttcctttttgaaccctgttatagtcttggcattcacaacatcctctgacaaagagttccatggGCTCactgtgggttgtgtgaagaaatatttcctctggtttgttttaaacctcttgcctattaatttcatttggtgtcccctagttcttgtgttatgagaaggagtaaataacacttccttatttattttctccacatcagtcatgattttattgacctcgatcatatccccccttagtcgtctcttttccaagctgaaaagtcccagtcttattaatgacaggtttcagagtagcagccgtgttagtctgtattcgcaaaaagaaaaggagtacttgtggcaccttagagactaacaaatttattagagcataagctttcgtgagctacagctcacttcatcggccaccaaatgcatccgatgaagtgagctgtagctcacgaaagcttatgctctaataaatttgttagtctctaaggtgccacaagtactccttttcttttagtcttatTAATAAATCTCTACTCATATAGAAgccgttccatgcccctaataatttttgttgcccttttctgaaccttttccaattctaatgtatcttttttttagtTCAGGTGGCCAgatctgcatgtagtattcaagatgtgggcgtaccatggatttatatagaggcaatatgatattttctgtaaatTCTCTATTCCtctcctaatgattcccaacattctgtttgcttttttgactgccgctgtacatttcgtggatgttttcagagaactgtccacaatgactccaggatctctttcttgagtggtaacagctaatttagaccccatcatattatatgtatacttgggattatgttttccaatctgcattactttgcatttatcagcattgaatttcatctgccattttgttgcccagtcacccagttttgtgagatccctttgtagctcttcgcagtctgcctgggacttaactatctggagtagttttgtatcacctgcaaactttatcacctccctgtttacccctttttcccgATCATTTATtaacatgttgaacagcactggtccagtacagacccctggggacatcactgtttacctctctccattctgaaaactgtgtTTTCCCTATGTTGCTATGTAGAGGTCCCATCTGGACCATGGGACTTGGGGAtgctgtcacgctgtctggagtggctcacagctGTGAGTGCCAATCTCTGGTCAGACTATCAGAAAACAGGCCCCCCAAACTGGtcgtatgttctataattagatttcaccaagccagcaacacaCATGaactggatcactataccagtcttaccatggagtcacagacagtctcctttGACTTTCcagcctatcttgccacccaaacAAACTGCATTTGATGATAAAAGGTTATATAAACCAAAAATTACACCACATCAGgttcctccccatcccaaaggatcagtcacttaccccagatcaattcgGTACTCTGGATCTCACACCCAAtcaatgctggcagccaattcttAGTAAAcgaactaaagatttattagaaaagaaatgaGGGTTATTGAGGGGTTAATGCAGGTAAAATACAATAACAGGTGAGTCAAAGTTT of the Dermochelys coriacea isolate rDerCor1 chromosome 9, rDerCor1.pri.v4, whole genome shotgun sequence genome contains:
- the LOC119861436 gene encoding BTB/POZ domain-containing protein KCTD8-like isoform X3, yielding MNTPGGSGARWQGSRQVSGHFSFPGSSCLSMAAPPPAELKQSLKEHLSSSSEPTLDLEADEAALFPVPAADSAPEVTEEPNPTLETHKDSAGMDSSYDFSTSSLDSHCEPDLALAPGDSLPDKGPQLESGDPSSTASLPWLQLPEECPPQPSTLDFSNSLKFLEEVKQTGQKRNSDHSNIQENGVERCPEASSVSEERRALESELGKCIEDFKKIKIPISFPNKKRQWQSELLKKYHV
- the LOC119861436 gene encoding uncharacterized protein LOC119861436 isoform X1; this encodes MNTPGGSGARWQGSRQVSGHFSFPGSSCLSMAAPPPAELKQSLKEHLSSSSEPTLDLEADEAALFPGSGVSDRPADRHRCEAELSTGAGGSRQDGVHKPEVPAADSAPEVTEEPNPTLETHKDSAGMDSSYDFSTSSLDSHCEPDLALAPGDSLPDKGPQLESGDPSSTASLPWLQLPEECPPQPSTLDFSNSLKFLEEVKQTGQKRNSDHSNIQENGVERCPEASSVSEERRALESELGKCIEDFKKIKIPISFPNKKRQWQSELLKKYHV
- the LOC119861436 gene encoding BTB/POZ domain-containing protein KCTD8-like isoform X2, producing MHAWLLLQTPNITEAGSTLIAPSKILTNRMVQKNYLALESVTDPQTGTDVRRSSAQEQVVPDKMGFTSLKAVPAADSAPEVTEEPNPTLETHKDSAGMDSSYDFSTSSLDSHCEPDLALAPGDSLPDKGPQLESGDPSSTASLPWLQLPEECPPQPSTLDFSNSLKFLEEVKQTGQKRNSDHSNIQENGVERCPEASSVSEERRALESELGKCIEDFKKIKIPISFPNKKRQWQSELLKKYHV